Proteins encoded by one window of Candidatus Zixiibacteriota bacterium:
- a CDS encoding nucleotide exchange factor GrpE translates to MRKKDIEPEDPVAPGGQPCESVERSGSGEAPPAAGVENGDAEPGPPPGEIPEEEQLRRRIAELEDRLLRTAADFDNYRKRQARQYDELVKTAADRVLSDLLDIVDNFRRALDAAAGEGNMDAYRQGTELIYGQMTELLARYDVTPIEAVGRPFDPNVHEALLRVPSAEHPAGTVAVEVSRGYRRGERVLRYAKVGVSTGAPEAPDEGKEN, encoded by the coding sequence ATGCGTAAGAAGGATATCGAGCCGGAAGACCCGGTGGCGCCGGGAGGGCAGCCGTGCGAAAGTGTCGAGCGCAGCGGATCAGGGGAGGCGCCTCCGGCGGCCGGCGTAGAAAACGGCGACGCCGAACCGGGCCCGCCGCCAGGGGAGATCCCGGAAGAGGAGCAGCTCCGGCGACGGATCGCCGAGCTGGAGGACCGCCTGCTGCGGACGGCGGCCGATTTCGACAACTACCGCAAACGGCAGGCGCGCCAGTACGACGAACTGGTGAAGACGGCCGCCGACCGCGTCCTGTCGGACCTCCTCGACATCGTGGACAATTTCCGCCGGGCGCTCGACGCGGCCGCCGGCGAGGGGAACATGGACGCCTACCGGCAGGGCACGGAACTGATCTACGGTCAGATGACCGAGCTGTTGGCGCGCTACGACGTCACACCGATCGAGGCGGTGGGGCGGCCGTTCGACCCCAACGTGCACGAGGCGCTCCTGCGGGTGCCGTCGGCCGAGCACCCGGCGGGGACCGTCGCGGTGGAAGTGAGCCGGGGCTACCGGCGGGGGGAGCGGGTGCTGCGGTACGCGAAAGTGGGCGTCAGCACGGGAGCGCCGGAGGCGCCCGACGAAGGGAAAGAGAATTGA
- the hrcA gene encoding heat-inducible transcription repressor HrcA, translating into MAFENLTEREKQVLSNLIEHYIRSADPVGSRVIAHKFRMGVSSATIRNTLQDLEELGLVRQPHTSAGRIPTDLGYRVYVDYLLKPEDLTESEKERIKDVIVSHGRGLDDILGQTCRVLSDITNQLGVSIAPRFDRGVLRRIELISLSQGRIMAVVVVESGLARSVIVEVETSIDEASLREVEQVLNERLAGLSLGEIRTTISKRLADHTGSGRLVKLIIDSRDRIWADDPAGAIHLAGVERLLSQPEFSEIDRITRIVRLLEDNRTLKEFLSSAYEEGLFITIGRENKFDEILNCSLVTSSYKVGSIAGTIGIIGPTRMEYGKLVSIVDYTARAITEVLSGMSSKEGESKDA; encoded by the coding sequence ATGGCATTTGAGAATTTAACAGAGCGCGAAAAGCAGGTTCTGTCGAATCTGATCGAGCACTACATCCGTTCGGCAGATCCGGTCGGGTCGCGGGTGATCGCCCACAAGTTCCGGATGGGAGTGTCTTCGGCGACGATCCGCAACACGCTTCAGGATCTTGAGGAGCTGGGGCTGGTGCGTCAGCCGCACACCTCGGCCGGGCGAATCCCCACCGACCTGGGGTACCGGGTGTACGTGGACTACCTCCTGAAGCCGGAGGATCTCACGGAGTCGGAGAAGGAGCGGATCAAGGATGTGATCGTGAGCCACGGACGGGGGTTGGATGATATCCTGGGGCAGACCTGCCGGGTGCTGAGCGATATCACCAATCAGCTCGGAGTGTCGATCGCGCCGCGCTTTGACCGGGGGGTGTTGCGCCGGATCGAGTTGATTTCGCTGTCGCAGGGTCGGATCATGGCGGTCGTGGTGGTCGAATCGGGGCTGGCCCGCAGCGTGATTGTCGAGGTCGAAACGAGCATCGACGAAGCCTCGCTCCGCGAGGTGGAGCAGGTGCTCAACGAGCGGCTCGCCGGGCTGTCGCTGGGGGAGATTCGCACCACGATCAGCAAGCGGCTGGCCGACCACACCGGGTCGGGGCGCCTGGTCAAGCTCATCATCGATTCGCGGGACCGCATCTGGGCGGATGATCCGGCGGGGGCGATCCACCTCGCCGGAGTCGAGCGGCTGCTCAGCCAGCCCGAATTCTCCGAGATCGACCGCATCACGCGCATTGTCCGCCTGCTCGAGGACAACCGTACGCTCAAGGAGTTTCTCAGCAGCGCCTACGAAGAAGGGCTGTTCATCACCATCGGGCGGGAGAACAAGTTTGATGAGATTCTGAACTGCTCCCTGGTGACGTCGTCATACAAAGTCGGGAGTATTGCCGGGACCATCGGCATAATCGGGCCGACGCGCATGGAGTACGGGAAGCTGGTGTCGATCGTCGACTACACGGCGCGCGCGATCACCGAGGTGCTCTCGGGCATGAGCAGCAAAGAGGGAGAATCGAAGGATGCGTAA
- a CDS encoding DUF4384 domain-containing protein: protein MTRLTVMALAALALAAPAALSQQQSIVRVDRDDTYDYGYEYGDQAQIDRYLGVEIWPNHHDGEYYEGDRIVLNFRANRDAFVAIYSIDSRGRVNLLFPAGPNEDNFVQGGVTHRLPASQADYDLVVSGPEGVENIQIVASREPFPIPDWYPVSGIMAEGDDRMAYMDYLNDRYFVGYGGQRFAYDRTAIHVNEWEEYYFQPVYYPVYHPWTLAGNVYIDYPFGATVYINGIYWGCTPLYLPRVYVGWHTITVIDHWGYCWESDIHVSRYHTLVLDHHHIRPAPHVKSKYREVVVAGYRDPVKNGYPDYVARTKQIASAKGVRTEEVAVQRPSGERTVEKVAIGPKTHVRGATNLVKTDRGFETAGLVPDWAESSYSRSSKKFTAGSEGRSTKPSDGYQGPGSGYASGKRDVVVGKDGQTESKNQGGAVTQERERTSSEYYQRKSGSDAGRSGFKENAQRREVEVNQGRSKGSSGSRPSYKPSDGGSSKGKGATVAPPSKPSGGSSPSGKSSGGSGTVKSGGGGGKGKGGR, encoded by the coding sequence GTGACCAGACTGACAGTGATGGCGCTCGCGGCGCTGGCCCTGGCGGCGCCGGCAGCGCTGTCGCAGCAGCAGAGCATCGTACGCGTCGACCGCGACGATACCTACGACTATGGGTATGAGTACGGGGACCAGGCGCAGATCGACCGCTACCTCGGGGTCGAGATCTGGCCGAACCATCACGACGGCGAGTACTATGAGGGGGATCGGATCGTGCTGAATTTCCGGGCCAACCGGGACGCCTTTGTGGCGATCTACAGCATCGACTCGCGGGGACGGGTGAACCTCCTGTTCCCGGCCGGGCCGAACGAGGACAACTTCGTCCAAGGGGGGGTGACACACCGGCTGCCCGCGTCCCAGGCCGACTATGACCTCGTGGTCTCGGGTCCCGAGGGAGTCGAGAATATCCAGATTGTCGCGTCGCGCGAGCCGTTCCCTATCCCCGACTGGTACCCGGTGTCGGGCATCATGGCGGAAGGGGACGACCGCATGGCGTACATGGATTATCTGAATGACCGGTATTTCGTGGGCTACGGCGGGCAGCGCTTCGCCTACGACCGCACGGCCATTCACGTCAACGAGTGGGAGGAGTACTATTTCCAGCCGGTTTACTACCCCGTGTACCATCCGTGGACGCTGGCGGGCAACGTCTATATCGACTACCCGTTCGGCGCGACCGTGTACATCAACGGCATTTACTGGGGCTGCACGCCGCTGTACCTGCCGCGGGTGTACGTCGGATGGCACACGATCACCGTCATCGACCACTGGGGGTACTGCTGGGAGTCGGATATCCATGTGTCGCGCTACCACACGCTGGTGCTCGACCATCACCATATCCGCCCGGCGCCCCACGTGAAGTCGAAGTACCGCGAAGTGGTGGTGGCCGGCTACCGTGACCCGGTGAAGAACGGTTACCCGGATTATGTCGCGCGGACCAAGCAGATCGCGAGCGCCAAGGGTGTGCGTACAGAAGAGGTGGCCGTGCAGCGGCCGTCGGGCGAACGCACAGTGGAGAAGGTGGCGATCGGTCCGAAGACGCACGTGCGGGGGGCGACCAATTTGGTCAAGACCGACCGCGGGTTCGAAACGGCCGGGCTCGTCCCGGATTGGGCGGAGTCGTCCTACAGCCGGTCTTCCAAGAAGTTCACCGCCGGCTCCGAGGGGCGCAGCACCAAGCCGTCGGACGGCTACCAGGGGCCCGGGAGCGGGTATGCCTCAGGCAAGCGGGACGTGGTAGTCGGCAAGGACGGGCAGACGGAGAGCAAGAATCAGGGCGGAGCCGTCACGCAGGAACGCGAGCGCACCAGCTCCGAATACTACCAGCGGAAGTCCGGTTCGGATGCGGGCCGCTCCGGCTTTAAGGAAAATGCGCAGCGGCGCGAGGTCGAAGTGAACCAGGGCCGATCCAAAGGATCGAGCGGGTCGCGACCCTCGTACAAGCCGTCCGACGGCGGCTCCTCCAAGGGGAAGGGCGCAACCGTCGCCCCGCCGAGCAAACCTTCGGGCGGATCAAGTCCCTCCGGAAAGAGTTCGGGCGGCAGCGGGACAGTGAAGAGCGGGGGCGGCGGAGGCAAAGGAAAAGGCGGCCGGTAA